From the Verrucomicrobiota bacterium genome, the window CCGCATGCGCCATGGCAAACTTGGGGTCGAGGGAGATGGCCTCCTCGAAATAGTGAATCGCTTCCGCAAAATCGATCCTGGATCGTTTTTCCAATTTTTCCTTCCCCCTGAAATAAGCTTCCAACGCCGCAAGGTTGTCCGTCGGCAGCTTTTCCAATTGTTCCGCCTCAGCGGGTGAGAGTATGGCCTTGAGGGCCTGGGCGATGGTCCGGGTGATCTCGCTCTGGATCTCGAACACGTTTTCGGCGGTTAGCTCCCGGGTGTAGGTTTCCGCCCAAAGGTGCCTGTCGGCCGCCGCCTCGATGAGCTGCACATTAATCCGGATCTGGTTGCCCGCCCGTTGAACCCCGCCTTCGAGTATGTGGTTCACCTGTAATTCTTCCCCAATGTTTGGAATGGACTTCGTCGTCCCCCGGTAGCCCATCACCGAGGTCCGGGAAATCGTTTTGATATCCCGGATACGGGAAATCTGGGAGAGTAACTCGTCGTGAATCCCGTCCGTGAAGAACAGGTCCTCCTCCCGGTTGCTGCGGTTGTCGAAAGGCAGGACGGCAATGGATTTTTCCAAGTCTTCGACTTGGGGCCCATTCGACGAGCTCAGGGCAGGGGACGAGTGGTCGGTCCGGAAATAAAGGAAGAGGGCCAGAGTGCCAAAAATTAAAGTGGGCAGGCCTGCCGCATAAAGGATGGTGAGCCAGTTGCGTTTGCGTTCCTGGGTTTTGGATACGGGGACTTCGCCCTGTTCCTCCCGGGCGTGTTTGGTGGTCTTGATCCCATCCGGAGTCAGCTCAAAGGCCCAGGCGATAATCACCGCCAGGGGGAATCCCAGAATGACACAGAGCGTAACCAACCTGAATGCCCAAGCCGGTATGTCGAACCAGCCGAACGTTGAGGAAGCCACCTGGATAATCAACCACGCCACCACCGCATAGGTGATGGCCACCCGCATGACCTTGCGGCGCTTCAGCTCCTGCCAGAAGGCGGCCAGTCCTGAGCTTTGTCGATGGGAGAGGCCGGTCTGCGGTGAGCCTGTCGAATCCGAGGGCGGCTTTTTTTCTTCTTCGGTCATTGGGTTGTTTTAGGGGAGCGATTTCCCAGGAGGTAAATGCATAGAGCGCAGGAGATTCCTACATATCAACGAAGATCCCGGCACGATACAAGTCTGGATGTTCAACTGACATTTCTTAAAAATGGTGGAGGTAGCTTTCTGCCGAAACGATGGTCAACAGATTCACGAAATCGGCAGCATGCTGCCTCCTACTAACAATGCCAAGCTGGGGCTTGGCGTTCCCAGGGAGATCGTAGCTTTTAACCCTCAATCCGCTGCCGGTAAAAATGGAAACAACCGTTTCACCGCTTCAGCATCCATGGGCGAACCATATTCACAGGCTTCGAAGCATTCCGCGTTTTCAATGCTTGATCCTTTTTCTTGCCCGTATGTCCGGATAAGCAAGCAACGAGCGTCTTCATTTATAACGCAATGGTCCTGCACAAATGGCTTGAGAGCGGCTATCCGTTCTTCGAGATCTTCGGGCACGACTATATTCGCCTGACCGATCCAGGGTAGCCATTCGTACATTTGCGACACATGACAATCCAGCATGCGGACTTTGGTATTGAAAACGGCATCGATATTCACCGCCACATCTGCCTGGAAAGGAATGGGCTTTTGAAAATGGTCTGAAAAGTAGGCAATAACCGGCATGGTTTCCAGTCGCGGTGATTCGGGGCAAATATTCGGAACACTCACCAGGAAAGAACAATCCTGAACCAACTGTGATGTGTATCGATGATCGGGATGATAATCATTGGGTCGGTGGGTAAGAATCAGATCCGGGCGAAACTCGCGGATCACTCGCATCAGTTTATTGCGCTCCTCCAATCCAGGGACCAGCTGACCATCATGATTATCCATTACCAGGTATTCGATACCGGCTACACGCCCAGCCGCCTCGGCTTCGGAGGTGCGGCGCTTCACCAGCTCCTCACCTGACATCTCATGGTGTCCCGCGTCACCATTGGTTACGGAAACAAATTGAACCGCACAACCAGACTGAGCCCAGAGCACGGCGCTGCCACCTGCTTTAACATCGCAATCGTCCGGGTGAGCACCAAGCGCGAGAATACGGGGAGGATTAATTGGTTGAGCATTTGTCATAGGTCATTTGGGCCAATAGGGCGATGGAGATCGGGCGGTTTCAAGGTAGGATTCTATGTGCTTAATAACTTGTGGATGCTGGCCAGCGATGTTGGTCATTTCTTTGAGGTCCTTGGTAACCCGATACAACTCGAGCGGTTCGTTTTGTTTAAGTCGAAGTGCTTTATAGTCACCGTAGCGGACCGCCTGCTGAAATCCCCGTTCGAAGAATTCCCAATAGAGGAATTCGTGTTCTTCGTGAGCATCTCCGAGCAAGGTGGGAACGATGGAAGTTCCGTCGATATTCATGGGCGGATTCAACGCGGCCAGATGGGCGGCCGTAGGTAGAAAGTCCCAGAAGGCCCAGACCTTGTCGCTCACCGTGTTGGCCTCAATATTGCCCGGCCACCGAGCAATCATCGGCACGCGCACTCCCCCATCGGTAAGATCGCGTTTCCAACCACGCAATGGTCCGGGGCTTTTCAGAATCGTTTCGTACTCCTCGATAAGATTCGCACCACGGAAATAATAGATCTCGGCTCCGTTGTCGCTGGTGAAAAACACGATGGTCTGCTCATCAATATTCAAATCCCGGAGCAATGCCATGATACGGCCCACATCGCTATCCATCCGCGTAACCATGGCGGCATAGTTCTTCACATCCTGTGGCCAAAGCTTGTTCGAGTAAGGGGCGTCCGAGGCGATCTCATACCGCCCATGCGGAATGGTATAGGCCACGTAGAGAAAGAACGGGTTGTCTTTATTATCCCGAATAAACTCAAGGGAGAAATCGGTAAACTGATCGTGTATCCATTCTTTCTGATGACCGCCCAAATTGCCGTCCAGGGAAACCATGGTTTCATTGCGCCAGATGTACTCGGGATAATAGCCGTGGGCATGCCGCTGGTCCAAAAAGCCAAGCCACTCGTCAAATCCCTGTTTGTTCGGAATCCCACTGGTTCCTGCCTGACCCAGCCCCCACTTTCCGGTGACTCCGGTGGCATAACCAGCCGTTTTCAAAATTTCCGCCACCGTTACGTCCTCATCCCGAAGAGGTACGCTCACCGGGCTACGCTCCGGGCCTTCCCATCCCCCATTTCCACGCACACGCGAGTGCCCGGTATGAAGACCGGTCATCAAAACACATCGGGTCGGCGCACAAACTGTACTACCCGCGTAGGTCTGGGTAAAGCGCATGCCTTCCGCAGCAAGTCGGTCGATGTGGGGCGTTTGGATTTCTTTCTGCCCGTAGCAGCCCAAATCACCATAGCCCAGATCGTCAGCCATAATAAAGATGATGTTGGGACGGCTGGTTTCAGCGTTGAGAAAAACAGCTTGAAGCAAGAGAAGGCCAAGCAAAAAACGCACGGGCAGTATGCACTTTCTCAAGGTAGGGCGGTGTTGCCAACACCGCCGATCTGTAGACGGCTCGTTTGGCAAACAAGCCCTACCTGATGCAAAGAGAGCAACCCACCTAGATATGAAACTCGAAGCGATGGAATGTGTATACATTATTGTGAGATCCGATCAGCCGCCAACCAGGCTTGCAACTCTGCAGTCAAAGAAGCCACGAGTTTTGGATGTTCAAACATCACATCGTTCAGCTCGTTGGGATCGGCAATGACATCGTACAATTCCACTGGCTTGCCATCGAGAGCGAGGAGTTTCCACTGGCCACGCTTCACCACTTCTGTAGCAAAGGGCTCGGGCTTCGGGTAATGACGTTGCAATTGTTTATACAGTATCATCTGCCAGAAAACGGTTCCGCGTTCCTCATTGGTTGGAGCAGGTGCGCCCTTCATGTGAGGCAAGAGACTCAAGCCATCGAGTTCCTGTGTGCCAGGTATCTGAATACCTGCTGCTTCACAAATCGTTGGTAATAAATCGGTCGAGTGGCCCAGCACTCTGCTTT encodes:
- a CDS encoding PIG-L family deacetylase, which gives rise to MTNAQPINPPRILALGAHPDDCDVKAGGSAVLWAQSGCAVQFVSVTNGDAGHHEMSGEELVKRRTSEAEAAGRVAGIEYLVMDNHDGQLVPGLEERNKLMRVIREFRPDLILTHRPNDYHPDHRYTSQLVQDCSFLVSVPNICPESPRLETMPVIAYFSDHFQKPIPFQADVAVNIDAVFNTKVRMLDCHVSQMYEWLPWIGQANIVVPEDLEERIAALKPFVQDHCVINEDARCLLIRTYGQEKGSSIENAECFEACEYGSPMDAEAVKRLFPFLPAAD
- a CDS encoding arylsulfatase, with amino-acid sequence MRKCILPVRFLLGLLLLQAVFLNAETSRPNIIFIMADDLGYGDLGCYGQKEIQTPHIDRLAAEGMRFTQTYAGSTVCAPTRCVLMTGLHTGHSRVRGNGGWEGPERSPVSVPLRDEDVTVAEILKTAGYATGVTGKWGLGQAGTSGIPNKQGFDEWLGFLDQRHAHGYYPEYIWRNETMVSLDGNLGGHQKEWIHDQFTDFSLEFIRDNKDNPFFLYVAYTIPHGRYEIASDAPYSNKLWPQDVKNYAAMVTRMDSDVGRIMALLRDLNIDEQTIVFFTSDNGAEIYYFRGANLIEEYETILKSPGPLRGWKRDLTDGGVRVPMIARWPGNIEANTVSDKVWAFWDFLPTAAHLAALNPPMNIDGTSIVPTLLGDAHEEHEFLYWEFFERGFQQAVRYGDYKALRLKQNEPLELYRVTKDLKEMTNIAGQHPQVIKHIESYLETARSPSPYWPK
- a CDS encoding sulfatase-like hydrolase/transferase → MRLFSFFLNLWWLVPHTPYEPAPEPHWSDTEAKGISDDQHRFRSMMQHMDAKVGQVLNKLDELGIAENTLVLFTSDSGAAWEGHIGSLKGGKTDLHEGGIRVPMLARWPDQIPSGQQSRVLGHSTDLLPTICEAAGIQIPGTQELDGLSLLPHMKGAPAPTNEERGTVFWQMILYKQLQRHYPKPEPFATEVVKRGQWKLLALDGKPVELYDVIADPNELNDVMFEHPKLVASLTAELQAWLAADRISQ